The Takifugu rubripes chromosome 3, fTakRub1.2, whole genome shotgun sequence genome contains a region encoding:
- the dock3 gene encoding dedicator of cytokinesis protein 3 isoform X2 has protein sequence MWIPTEEEKIGVVICNFRSPICQALVLEIGETVQILEKSEGWYRGFSTKKPSIKGIFPISYVHLKKSTVTNRGLCETVVPLEDPIITETTSTLQEWGVLWKQLYVKHKVDLFHKLRHVMNELIDLRRQLIQGHLAQDQTREIKRHITVRLDWGNEHLGLDLVPRKEFEMVDPDQISISELYKLHVSSRHCGQQSTNQGDSARQRHGDSCRVPVSHHLFINLKSFTYNSISEDADVFFFLYDTREAKQISEKFMVRLNKNGGPKNPEKADRLCALFTDLSSKDLKKDLYIVAHVIRTGRMLLNDSKKGPPHVQYRRPYGCAVLAMSDVFHTITDLKEEKDFVLKVYTCNNENEWYQIQENIIRKSNTKYSAPSTNYGLIISLQLLRGELEQIRRENQAVFNRALALTRKLGFPDVILPGDTRNDLYLSVERGEFERGGKSVQKNIEVTLYVLYADGDTLKDCISLGSGEPNASEYRSFVLYHNNSPRWSEMVKLPIPIDRFRGSHLRFEFRHCSTKDKGEKKLFGFAFTPLMREDGTTLSDEVHELYVYKCDENATFSNQGLYLSLPCCKEDFNSCPNLPANLPFQRSPKETFWVSTILCSTKLTQNVDLLALLNWKAHPDRVLDILGRLRQINGEEIVKFLRDVLDTLFCLLDDNTDKYGPLVFQSLVFIINLLRDSRFYHFRPVMDSYIQNHFAGALAYKELIRCLKWYMDRSAEVVRQDHIQEAMRALEYLFKFIVQSRILYSRATCGMEEDQFRASIQDLFQSIRFVLSLDGRSSENLVFTQAALLNSFPDIFDELLQMFTVQEVAEYVRGTLGSMPSTVDIGQSMDVVKLQSIARTVESRLFFFPESRSILLPVVLHHIHLHLRQQRELLICSGILSSIFSIIKTSSMESSVQEEVEMMVESLLDVLLQTLLSIMSKSHSVETSRGQRCPQCTAEITGEYVSCLLSLLQQMTELHFHHLLNNFHSKEELKEFLLKIFCVFRNLMKLTIFPRDWSVMRLLTSHIIVVTTQFLSPALHKNFSEADFDFKVWNSFFSLTVLYINQPSLQLEALPPAKKKKTQDKYGDMRVMMAYELFSMWQKLGDNKPHFIPGMMGPFLGVTLVPQTEVRNIMIPIFHDMMDWEQRKNGNFKQVEAELMDKLDSMVSDGKGDDNHRELFSLLTQLFGPYPSLLEKIEQETWRETGISFVTSVTRLMERLLDYRDCMKGDEAETKKIGGSVNLMNFYKSEVNKEDMYIRYIHKLCDLHLQAEDFTEAAFTLLLYWELLQWEDRPLRDFLHYPCQSEWQRKENLSRKILHYFNKGKCWEYGISLCRELAFQYETLYDYQSLSWIRKMEAAYYDNIIEQQRIEPEFFRMGFYGRKFPFFLRNKEFVCRGYDYERLEDFQQRMLGEFPQAIAMQHPNQPDDTILQSDAQYLQIYAVTPVSDISDMPQLERVPERIKSFYRINNVSRFHYDRPFHKGPKDRDNEFRSLWIERTTLILSRPLPGISRWAEVERREVVEVSPIENAIYVVENKTQELRTLISQYQHRQHQGNINPLSMCLNGVIDAAVNGGIARYQEAFFDKDYISSHAEDTERITHLKDLMQEQVHILGVGLAVHEKLVHPEMRPLHKKLVDQFHMMRTGLHHYIFGSQQGVPGGDRFGPAGCQGINSPRGILSSHNHMSPESVRLIHRHSPLNLQGSIRHSSSSLSSHTSSEAGNLVIMTDGLMGEHPEEALHMQPSPSSSSLSSIRSNSSQIINSAPSSARGSPSLPDKAKHNREVMMLLPSHRERTSNSMYYNMGENGQNNHMQRALFQQVSPCKPCADPHMNLPEKVFPNVPSTWSLDGENREQVSYMPPSTGGVMMPPVPPRSFPPGHFLMHCDAYHPQNNDPPPALPVRSLRKSPLHPIPGSPTSPQSALGGSNSTLSGSASSGVSSLSESNFGGQYPEPGPIRNDALEPLPSHMWSPPDEYLSSPYLHIHYGGPELDGVDQVRPFHYRSPASHPHPHPHQHQHQHPHAHTHPHPGMDGHSHGPLPHHHAPAHGPHHVAYRRPQPPAMPTKAYLREGCIPEEELPPIPLPRRIFHSPHGHREDQGKHPWEQCISEEHEEAQ, from the exons TTATCTGCAACTTCCGCTCACCGATATGTCAGGCTCTGGTCCTGGAGATCGGCGAAACCGTGCAGATCCTGGAGAAGAGTGAAG GTTGGTACAGAGGCTTTTCCACCAAGAAGCCTTCGATCAAG GGTATCTTCCCCATCAGCTATGTGCACTTGAAGAAGTCGACAGTGACCAACAGAGG GCTGTGTGAGACGGTGGTGCCCCTGGAGGACCCGATTATCACAGAGACCACCTCCACGCTGCAGGAATGGGGGGTCTTGTGGAAGCAGCTTTATGTg aaacacaaagtgGACCTGTTCCATAAGCTGCGCCACGTGATGAACGAGCTCATCGACCTGCGTCGGCAGCTCATCCAGGGGCACCTCGCCCAGGACCAGACCCGTGAGATCAAGCGCCACATCACTGTACGGCTTGACTGGGGCAATGA GCACCTCGGCTTAGACCTTGTTCCCAGAAAGGAGTTTGAAATGGTGGATCCAGATCAGATCAGCATATCAGAGCTGTACAAACTG CATGTTTCCAGcagacactgtggtcagcaaaGCACAAACCAG GGTGACAGCGCGAGACAGCGTCACGGTGACAGTTGCCGTGTACCCGTGTCGCATCACCTCTTCATCAACCTGAAGAGCTTCACCTACAACAGCATCAGCGAGGACGCCGATGTCTTCTTCTTTCTATACGACACCCGCGAGGCCAAACAGATCAG TGAGAAGTTCATGGTGAGGCTGAACAAAAATGGTGGCCCGAAGAATCCGGAGAAAGCCGACCGTCTCTGCGCCCTCTTCACG GACCTGAGCAGTAAAGACTTAAAGAAAGACCTCTACATTGTTGCACACGTCATAAGGACTG GCCGCATGCTGCTGAACGACTCCAAGAAAGGCCCGCCGCACGTGCAGTACAGGCGGCCTTACGGCTGCGCTGTCCTGGCCATGAGCGACGTTTTCCACACCATCACGGACCTCAAAGAAGAGAAGGACTTTGTGCTCAAGGTTTACAC ATGTAACAATGAGAACGAGTGGTACCAGATACAGGAGAACATCATCCGCAAGTCCAACACCAAGTACTCGGCTCCCAGCACCAACTACG GACTCATCATTTCCCTGCAGCTTCTGCGAGGTGAGCTGGAGCAGATCAGGCGGGAGAACCAGGCGGTGTTCAACCGGGCCCTGGCGCTCACACGGAAACTGGGTTTCCCAGATGTCATCCTgccag GTGACACGCGCAATGATCTGTACCTGAGTGTGGAGCGTGGGGAGTTTGAGAGAGGGGGCAAGAGCGTCCAGAAGAACATCGAAGTCACGCTCTACGTCCTCTACGCCGACGGGGACACACTCAAG GACTGCATCAGCTTGGGCAGCGGCGAGCCCAACGCCAGCGAGTATCGCTCTTTTGTGCTCTACCACAACAACAGCCCCCGCTGGAGCGAGATGGTCAAGCTGCCAATTCCCATAGACCGTTTCAGGGGTTCCCACCTGCGCTTCGAGTTCCGACATTGCTCCA CTAAGGACAAAGGGGAGAAGAAGCTGTTTGGTTTTGCCTTCACTCCTCTGATGAGAGAAGATGGAACCACGCTGTCAGATGAAGTCCATGAGCTGTACGTCTACAAG TGTGACGAGAACGCCACCTTCAGTAACCAGGGCCTGTACCTGAGTCTGCCCTGCTGTAAGGAAGACTTCAACAGCTGCCCCAACCTGCCGGCCAACCTGCCCTTCCAGAGGAGCCCCAAAGAAACCTTCTGGGTCTCCACCATCCTTTGCTCCACCAAACTGACACAAAATG TGGACCTTCTAGCTCTTCTTAACTGGAAGGCACATCCAGATAGAGTTTTGGATATCCTGGGTCGGCTGCGTCAGATAAACGGGGAGGAAATCGTCAAG TTCCTGCGAGATGTCCTGGACACGCTTTTCTGCCTTTTAGACGACAACACTGATAAATATGGACCGCTGGTTTTCCAGTCACTG GTGTTCATCATTAACCTGCTCAGGGACAGCCGGTTCTACCACTTCAGACCTGTCATGGACTCCTACATCCAGAACCACTTTGCCGGGGCTTTGGCTTACAA AGAGCTGATCCGCTGTCTGAAGTGGTACATGGACCGCTCGGCTGAGGTCGTCAGACAGGACCACATCCAGGAAGCCATGAGG GCCCTCGAGTACCTCTTCAAGTTCATCGTCCAGTCCCGGATCCTGTATTCCAGAGCCACCTGCGGGATGGAGGAGGACCAGTTCCGAGCCAGCATCCAGGACCTCTTTCAGTCCATCCGCTTCGTCCTGAGCCTGGACGGCCGCAGCTCTGAGAACCTGGTGTTCACCCAG GCAGCGCTGTTGAACAGTTTCCCTGACATCTTTGACGAGCTGCTCCAGATGTTCACAGTTCAGGAGGTGGCTGAATATGTCAGGGGCACCTTGGGGAGTATGCCCAGCACAGTGGACATCGGCCAGTCCATGGACGTAGTTAAACTGCAGTCCATCGCTCGCACGGTTGAGAGccgcctgtttttctttcccg AGTCTCGGAGTATCCTGCTGCCTGTGGTCTTGCACCACATTCACCTGCACCTGcgccagcagagggagctgcTCATCTGCTCTGGAATCCTCAGCAGCATCTTTTCCATCATCAAAACCAGCTCCATG GAGTCTTCGGTGCAGGAAgaggtggagatgatggtggagaGCCTCCtggatgttctgctgcagacgCTGCTGTCCATCATGAGCAAATCTCACTCGGTGGAGACCTCCAGAGGTCAACGCTGCCCCCAGTGCACCGCTGAGATAACG GGGGAGTAtgtttcctgcctcctctctctgctccagcagatGACGGAGCTCCACTTTCACCACCTACTCAACAACTTCCACAgcaaagaggagctgaag gaGTTCCTGTTGAAGATCTTCTGCGTGTTCCGTAACCTGATGAAACTGACCATCTTTCCCAGAGACTGGAGTGTGATGAGGCTCCTCACCAGTCA CATCATCGTGGTGACAACACAGTTCCTGTCGCCGGCGCTGCACAAGAACTTCTCGGAGGCCGATTTTGACTTCAAG GTGTGGAACTCCTTTTTCAGCCTCACTGTTCTATACATCAACCAGCCCAGCCTGCAGCTGGAGGCGCTTCCCCcggcgaagaagaagaagacacaggacaa GTATGGAGATATGAGAGTCATGATGGCTTATGAGCTCTTCAGCATGTGGCAGAAATTAG GTGACAACAAGCCCCACTTCATCCCCGGAATGATGGGTCCCTTCCTGGGTGTCACCCTGGTGCCTCAGACTGAGGTCCGAAACATCATGATCCCAATTTTCCATGACATGATGGACTGGGAGCAGAGGAAAAACGGCAACTTCAAACAG GTGGAGGCAGAGCTGATGGATAAGCTGGACAGCATGGTGTCAGATGGGAAAGGCGATGATAATCACAGGGAGCTCTTCAGCCTTCT GACGCAGCTTTTCGGTCCTTACCCGAG TCTGCTGGAGAAGATAGAGCAGGAGACCTGGAGGGAGACGGGGATCTCATTCGTCACCTCAGTCACGAGACTCATGGAGCGATTGCTGGATTACAG ggaCTGCATGAAGGGAGACGAGGCGGAGACCAAGAAAATCGGCGGCTCCGTCAACCTGATG AACTTTTACAAATCAGAGGTGAACAAAGAGGACATGTACATCCGTTACATCCACAAGCTGTGTGACCTGCACCTGCAAGCTGAGGACTTCACAG AGGCGGCGTTCACCCTGCTGCTgtactgggagctgctgcagtgggaggaCCGGCCCCTGAGGGACTTCCTCCACTACCCGTGTCAGAGCGAGTGGCAGCGGAAGGAGAACCTCAGCCGTAAAATCCTGCACTACTTCAACAAGGGGAAG TGTTGGGAATATGGAATCTCCCTCTGCCGCGAGCTGGCTTTCCAGTACGAGACTTTATACGATTATCAGAGCCTCAGCTGGATACGG AAAATGGAGGCGGCGTACTACGACAACATCATCGAACAGCAGAGGATCGAACCGGAGTTCTTCCGGATGGGTTTCTATGGCCGGAAGTTTCCTTTCTTCCTCAGG AACAAGGAGTTTGTCTGTCGTGGTTATGACTACGAGCGGCTTGAGGACTTCCAGCAAAGGATGCTGGGGGAATTTCCGCAGGCCATCGCCATGCAGCATCCTAACCAGCCCGACGACACCATCCTGCAGAGCGACGCCCAGT ACTTGCAGATCTACGCGGTGACTCCCGTGTCGGACATCTCTGATATGCCCCAGCTGGAGCGCGTGCCGGAGAGGATTAAGAGCTTCTACCGCATCAACAACGTCAGCCGTTTCCACTACGACAGGCCTTTCCACAAGGGGCCCAAAGACCGAGACAACGAGTTCAGG AGCCTGTGGATTGAGAGGACGACCCTCATCCTCTCCCGTCCTCTTCCCGGGATCTCCCGCTGGgcggaggtggagaggagagaagtg gtggaGGTGAGTCCCATCGAGAACGCCATCTACGTGGTGGAGAACAAGACCCAGGAGCTGCGGACTCTGATCAGCCAGTACCAACACAGACAGCATCAGGGCAACATTAACCCGCTCAGCATGTGCTTGAACGGGGTCATAGACGCCGCAGTGAACGGAGGCATCGCCCGGTATCAGGAG GCCTTCTTTGATAAAGACTACATCAGCAGCCATGCAGAAGACACAGAGAGGATCACACATCTGAAGGATCTGATGCAGGAACAG GTCCACATTCTGGGAGTGGGCCTGGCTGTCCACGAGAAGCTGGTGCACCCGGAGATGCGTCCCTTGCACAAAAAGCTCGTGGACCAGTTTCACATGATGAGGACGGGTTTACACCAT TATATTTTCGGGTCCCAGCAGGGGGTGCCTGGGGGGGATCGATTTGGTCCTGCGGGATGTCAAGGAATTAACTCTCCCAGAGGAATCCTGTCCTCCCACAACCACATGAGCCCTGAGAGCGTGCGCCTTATACACAGGCACAG TCCTCTGAACCTTCAGGGTTCCATCCGTCactcgtcctcctccctgtcctctcacACGTCGAGCGAGGCGGGAAACCTGGTCATCATGACCGATGGCCTGATGGGGGAGCATCCTGAAGAAGCGTTACACATGCAG CCGAGCCCTTCCTCGTCGAGCCTGAGCTCCATCCGCTCCAACTCTTCTCAGATTATTAACTCGGCTCCCTCAAGTGCCAGAG GCTCTCCCTCCTTGCCAGATAAGGCCAAACACAACCGGGAAGTGATGATGCTGTTGCCGTCTCATCGCGAGAGGACCAGCAACTCCATGTACTACAACATGGGGGAGAACGGACAG AACAACCACATGCAGCGTGCCTTATTCCAGCAAGTCAGCCCCTGTAAGCCCTGTGCCGATCCTCACATGAACCTACCAGAGAAAG TGTTTCCAAACGTTCCCAGCACCTGGAGCCTGGACGGTGAGAACAGGGAGCAGGTGTCCTATATGCCACCATCCACCGGAGGGGTGATGATGCCTCCCGTCCCTCCCAGATCCTTCCCACCAG GACATTTTCTGATGCACTGTGATGCGTATCACCCCCAGAACAACGAcccccctcctgctctgccAGTCCGTTCACTCCGGAAG tcTCCTCTCCACCCGATCCCCggctcccccaccagtccccagtCGGCATTGGGTGGCAGCAACTCCACCCTGTCAGGCAGTGCCAGCAGCGGGGTGTCCTCTTTGAGTGAGAGTAACTTCGGGGGCCAGTATCCAGAACCGGGGCCCATTAGGAACGACGCCTTGGAGCCACTTCCCAGTCACATGTGGTCCCCCCCTGACGAGTACCTGTCTTCTCCGTATCTGCACATCCACTATGGCGGGCCAGAGCTCGACGGCGTGGACCAGGTCCGCCCTTTCCACTACCGCAGCCCTGCctcgcacccccacccccacccgcaccaacaccaacaccaacaccccCACGctcacacccacccccacccagggATGGACGGCCACTCCCACGGGCCGCTCCCTCACCACCACGCTCCGGCCCACGGCCCCCACCACGTGGCCTACCGTAGGCCTCAGCCTCCGGCGATGCCCACGAAGGCCTACCTGAGGGAGGGCTGCATCCCCGAGGAGGAGCTGCCGCCGATACCACTGCCCCGCCGCATCTTCCACTCCCCCCACGGCCACAGGGAGGACCAGGGGAAACACCCCTGGGAGCAGTGCATCAGCGAGGAGCACGAGGAGGCGCAGTGA